A window from Zingiber officinale cultivar Zhangliang chromosome 7A, Zo_v1.1, whole genome shotgun sequence encodes these proteins:
- the LOC122002709 gene encoding ferritin-3, chloroplastic-like, protein MEYQNKRGGRVKLQSLVMPPSEFDHPEKGEALHAMELTLALEKLTNEKLIQLHNIAENYNDAQLADFIESEFLGEQVEAIKKISEYVAQLRRLGKGHGVWHFDQMLLH, encoded by the exons ATGGAATACCAA AACAAGCGAGGAGGAAGAGTGAAACTCCAGTCTCTTGTTATGCCACCGTCTGAATTCGATCATCCCGAGAAGGGAGAAGCATTGCATG CCATGGAATTGACTTTGGCTCTTGAGAAGTTGACGAACGAGAAGCTGATCCAGCTACACAAT ATTGCTGAAAATTACAATGATGCTCAACTGGCTGACTTTATTGAGAGTGAATTTCTGGGAGAGCAG GTGGAAGCCATAAAGAAGATATCTGAGTACGTTGCTCAGCTGAGAAGGTTAGGGAAAGGACATG GGGTTTGGCATTTCGACCAGATGCTCCTCCATTAG
- the LOC121999743 gene encoding ferritin-1, chloroplastic-like, with amino-acid sequence MALKAMSCLLFSKLYFLWLKDSFHTVAEEESRVEIVSRPHAHPTENDLTVHLSPIQSLPCPFYIPASSPFHSPPIILRILRARRHAEASAAAALDLEEIGKELALIPTSPDLSLGRQKYADECESAINQQINVEYNNSYVYHALFAYFDRDNVALKGLAK; translated from the exons ATGGCATTAAAAGCTATGAGCTGccttttgttttcaaaactttattttttgtggCTTAAAGATTCCTTTCACACGGTCGCCGAGGAAGAGAGTCGTGTGGAGATCGTGAGTCGTCCACACGCGCATCCGACTGAAAATGATCTGACTGTCCACTTGTCGCCCATCCAGTCTCTCCCCTGCCCTTTTTATATCCCCGCGTCCTCACCCTTTCATTCCCCACCCATCATCCTTCGCATCCTTCGAGCGAGAAGACATGCCGAAGCTTCCGCGGCCGCTGCCTTGGACTTGGAGGAGATCGGGAAGGAGCTCGCTCTGATTCCGACGTCCCCAGATCTGTCTTTGGGCCGTCAGAAATACGCCGATGAGTGCGAATCTGCCATCAATCAACAGATCAA TGTCGAATACAATAATTCCTACGTCTATCATGCCTTGTTCGCTTACTTCGACCGCGACAACGTTGCGCTGAAAGGCCTCGCAAAGTAA